In one Candidatus Dechloromonas phosphoritropha genomic region, the following are encoded:
- the lapB gene encoding lipopolysaccharide assembly protein LapB, giving the protein MSELFEYWQLLLVPLFFGLGWAAARVDIRQVVHESRALPRSYFQGLNFLLNEQPDKAIDSFLEVAKVDSQTVELHFALGNLFRRRGETERAIRMHQNLIDRPDLDEGVRLHALSELGQDFLKAGLLDRAEEIFNKLAGTSFEDEAKRNLLEIYQVEKEWRKAIDLARELPDVASRQQVAEFYCELAAGEIMRSRPDSARAYLESAMQQNRKCVRASLLQGDLLLQEGNPVGAIDAWQRIEQQDPAYLALVAQRLLETYRGLGRHDEGTALLRGYLERYPSLDLLDVVYQLVLESAGNEAAYRLVRGELQRNPTLLGLEKLMSARLPLVGPEVRPDIDLSKSIIAGYTQRLSRYRCNNCGFKARQFYWRCPACGGWETYPPRRSEEFDQTL; this is encoded by the coding sequence ATGAGCGAGCTATTCGAGTACTGGCAGCTGTTGCTGGTTCCGCTCTTTTTCGGGCTGGGCTGGGCAGCGGCTCGCGTCGATATCCGGCAGGTGGTTCACGAATCGCGTGCCCTTCCTCGTTCCTACTTCCAGGGCCTCAATTTCCTGCTCAACGAACAGCCGGACAAGGCGATCGATTCCTTCCTGGAGGTGGCCAAGGTCGATTCCCAGACGGTTGAGCTGCACTTCGCACTGGGCAACTTGTTCCGTCGGCGCGGCGAGACCGAGCGCGCCATCCGCATGCACCAGAATCTGATCGACCGGCCCGATCTCGACGAGGGCGTCCGCCTGCATGCGCTTTCGGAACTCGGACAGGATTTCCTCAAGGCCGGCCTTCTAGACCGCGCCGAGGAAATCTTCAACAAACTGGCCGGAACCTCCTTCGAGGACGAGGCCAAGCGCAACCTGCTAGAGATCTACCAGGTCGAGAAAGAATGGCGGAAGGCGATCGATCTCGCCCGCGAACTGCCGGATGTCGCGTCGCGCCAGCAGGTCGCCGAGTTCTATTGCGAACTGGCCGCCGGCGAGATCATGCGTTCGCGCCCGGACAGTGCGCGCGCGTACCTCGAATCAGCCATGCAGCAGAACCGCAAGTGCGTGCGCGCCAGCCTCCTGCAGGGCGATCTGCTGTTGCAGGAGGGGAACCCGGTAGGTGCCATCGACGCCTGGCAGCGTATCGAACAGCAGGATCCCGCCTATCTGGCGCTGGTCGCCCAGCGTCTGCTCGAAACCTACCGCGGACTGGGGCGGCATGACGAGGGGACAGCGCTGTTGCGCGGCTACCTCGAACGCTATCCATCCCTCGACCTGCTCGATGTCGTCTATCAACTCGTCCTCGAGAGCGCGGGCAACGAAGCGGCGTATCGCCTGGTGCGCGGCGAACTGCAGCGCAATCCGACACTGCTCGGTCTCGAGAAGCTGATGAGCGCGCGACTGCCGCTGGTCGGGCCGGAGGTACGACCCGATATCGACCTCTCGAAGAGCATCATCGCTGGGTACACACAGCGCCTGTCACGCTATCGATGCAATAATTGCGGCTTCAAGGCCCGCCAGTTCTACTGGCGCTGCCCAGCCTGCGGCGGCTGGGAAACCTACCCGCCACGGCGCAGCGAAGAGTTCGATCAAACCTTGTAG
- the rfaD gene encoding ADP-glyceromanno-heptose 6-epimerase, whose product MYIVVTGAAGFIGSNIVKALNERGETRIIAVDNLTKADKFRNLIDCDIVDYVDKNDFIARIQAGYYDGEIDAVFHEGACSDTMETDGHYMMENNYRYSMILLDWCQDEDVQFLYASSAATYGGASVFKEERQYEGPLNIYGYSKFLFDQIVRQRLAQNPSSQIVGFRYFNVYGPRETHKGRMASVAFHNFNQFRADGKVKLFEGSHGYENGGQQRDFVYVGDVARVNLFFLDRPEKSGIFNLGSGRAQSFNDVAVAAVNGCRKAKGEAPLNLEQLCAQGLIEYITFPEALKGKYQAFTQGDLTRLRAAGYKEPMATVEEGVAKYIEWLQRNV is encoded by the coding sequence ATGTATATCGTCGTCACCGGCGCCGCCGGTTTTATCGGCTCCAATATTGTCAAAGCGCTCAATGAGCGTGGCGAAACCCGGATCATCGCGGTCGACAACCTGACCAAAGCCGACAAGTTCAGGAACCTGATCGATTGCGACATCGTCGATTACGTCGACAAGAACGACTTCATCGCGCGCATCCAGGCCGGTTATTACGACGGCGAGATTGACGCCGTTTTCCACGAGGGAGCCTGTTCGGACACCATGGAAACCGATGGCCACTACATGATGGAGAACAACTACCGCTACTCGATGATCTTGCTCGACTGGTGCCAGGATGAGGATGTCCAGTTTCTCTACGCGTCCAGTGCGGCGACCTATGGTGGCGCCAGTGTTTTCAAGGAGGAGCGGCAGTACGAGGGGCCGCTCAACATCTATGGCTATTCCAAGTTTCTATTCGACCAGATCGTGCGCCAGCGCCTGGCGCAAAATCCGTCGTCGCAGATCGTCGGCTTCCGCTACTTCAATGTCTATGGTCCGCGTGAGACGCACAAAGGGCGCATGGCCTCGGTCGCCTTCCACAACTTTAACCAGTTCCGCGCTGACGGCAAGGTCAAACTGTTTGAGGGTTCGCACGGTTATGAAAACGGTGGCCAGCAGCGCGACTTCGTTTATGTCGGCGACGTCGCCCGGGTCAATCTGTTCTTCCTCGATCGCCCGGAAAAGTCTGGAATTTTCAACCTGGGTTCGGGTCGGGCGCAGAGTTTCAACGACGTCGCGGTCGCCGCGGTCAACGGCTGCAGGAAGGCAAAAGGCGAGGCGCCGCTCAATCTTGAGCAATTGTGCGCGCAGGGACTGATCGAGTACATCACCTTCCCGGAGGCCTTGAAAGGCAAGTACCAGGCATTCACACAGGGTGATCTGACCCGCCTACGCGCCGCCGGCTACAAGGAGCCGATGGCGACGGTCGAGGAAGGTGTCGCCAAATACATCGAGTGGCTGCAGCGGAATGTATAA
- a CDS encoding Smr/MutS family protein, translating to MSIARPAPRPAAAAWRRSMPNATSITSSDKSSDLIDPDDLAAFRAAVADARPLPASDRVHLSGPMPSPRPLQRLADEQAALRESLHGPITLLDRLEGGDEPSHRRSGIANSVLRDLRRGRWAVQDEIDLHGLNRDEARSNLAAFLAKSLKQGRRCVRIVHGKGHGSPGREAVLRRLVRGWLVQKSEVLAYCQAKPQDGGEGAVIVLLRTQRKPASPS from the coding sequence ATGTCTATCGCCAGGCCTGCACCTCGGCCGGCAGCGGCTGCATGGCGGCGCTCGATGCCGAACGCTACCTCGATAACTTCGTCTGATAAGTCATCAGACTTGATCGACCCAGACGATCTCGCAGCTTTTCGCGCCGCGGTGGCGGATGCGCGGCCGCTGCCGGCATCGGATCGCGTTCATCTCAGTGGCCCGATGCCGTCGCCGCGCCCGCTGCAACGCCTGGCCGACGAGCAGGCGGCGCTGCGTGAAAGCCTGCACGGACCGATCACCCTGCTGGACCGGCTCGAAGGGGGTGACGAGCCGAGCCATCGGCGTAGTGGTATCGCCAACAGCGTGCTGCGCGATCTGCGGCGCGGACGCTGGGCCGTGCAGGACGAGATCGACCTGCACGGCCTGAACCGCGATGAGGCGCGTAGCAACCTGGCAGCCTTTCTCGCCAAATCCCTGAAACAGGGCCGGCGCTGTGTGCGCATCGTTCACGGCAAGGGACACGGCTCGCCAGGCAGGGAGGCCGTGCTCAGGCGCCTGGTACGCGGCTGGCTGGTGCAGAAAAGCGAAGTTCTGGCCTACTGCCAGGCAAAGCCCCAGGATGGGGGCGAAGGAGCGGTCATCGTGCTGCTGCGCACGCAAAGGAAACCTGCCTCACCATCCTGA
- a CDS encoding P-II family nitrogen regulator: MKKIEAIIKPFKLDEVREALSEIGITGLTVTEVKGFGRQKGHTELYRGAEYVVDFLPKIKIEIVVKSEHTDAAIDAIIKAARTGKIGDGKIFVTPVEQVVRIRTGETGEAAI; the protein is encoded by the coding sequence ATGAAGAAGATCGAAGCCATCATCAAGCCGTTCAAGCTCGACGAAGTGCGCGAAGCGCTGTCGGAAATCGGCATCACCGGCCTGACGGTCACCGAAGTCAAGGGTTTCGGACGCCAGAAAGGCCACACCGAGCTTTATCGCGGTGCCGAATACGTGGTCGATTTCCTGCCCAAGATCAAGATCGAAATCGTCGTCAAGTCCGAGCACACGGATGCCGCCATTGATGCCATCATCAAGGCTGCCCGCACCGGCAAGATCGGCGACGGCAAGATATTCGTCACGCCGGTCGAGCAGGTGGTGCGTATCCGTACCGGTGAGACCGGCGAGGCGGCAATCTGA
- the rpsA gene encoding 30S ribosomal protein S1 has translation MESFAQLFEESLARQEMRQGEVITAEVMLIDRNFVVVNAGLKSESYVPLEEFLNDQGELEVKVGDFVQVAIEMLEDGYGATRLSRDRAKRIAAWNFLEEALNNNSLVTGTITGKVKGGLTVMSNGVRAFLPGSLVDMRPVKDTTPYEGKTMEFKVIKLDRKRNNVVMSRRAVLEATADKDRVKLLENLQEGSVVKGIVKNITDYGAFVDLGGIDGLLHITDLAWRRVRHPSEVLSVGDEVNAKILKFDAEKNRVSLGMKQLGDDPWVGIARRYPAGTRLFGKVTNLTDYGSFVEIEQGIEGLVHVSEMDWTNKNVHPSKVVSLGDEVEVMILEIDEDRRRISLGMKQCKPNPWDDFAMNHKKGDKVRGAIKSITDFGIFIGLPGGIDGLVHLSDLSWSASGDEAMRNFKKGDEVEALVLAIDVEKERISLGVKQMDGDPYTNFIATHEKNSIVSGTVKTVDARGAVIALGGDNEAYLRASEFSRDRIDDLSQHLKVGDVVEAMIINVDRKTRGINLSIKAKDNADQHDAMQKLSAESSAAASGTTNLGALLKAKLNQQG, from the coding sequence ATGGAATCTTTTGCTCAACTATTTGAAGAATCCCTGGCACGCCAGGAAATGCGTCAAGGCGAAGTCATCACCGCCGAGGTGATGCTCATCGACCGCAATTTCGTTGTGGTCAATGCCGGCCTGAAATCGGAATCCTATGTTCCGCTTGAGGAATTCCTGAATGACCAGGGCGAGCTCGAGGTCAAGGTGGGCGATTTCGTCCAGGTTGCCATTGAGATGCTCGAAGACGGCTACGGCGCCACGCGCCTGTCCCGCGATCGCGCCAAGCGCATCGCCGCCTGGAACTTCCTGGAAGAAGCCCTCAACAACAACTCCCTGGTCACCGGCACGATTACCGGCAAGGTCAAGGGTGGTCTCACCGTCATGTCCAACGGCGTCCGTGCCTTCCTGCCGGGCTCGCTGGTCGACATGCGCCCGGTCAAGGACACCACGCCGTACGAAGGCAAGACCATGGAGTTCAAGGTCATCAAGCTCGACCGCAAGCGCAACAACGTGGTCATGTCCCGCCGTGCCGTGCTCGAAGCCACCGCCGACAAGGATCGCGTAAAGCTCCTGGAGAACCTCCAGGAAGGCAGCGTCGTCAAGGGTATCGTCAAGAACATCACCGATTACGGTGCATTCGTCGACCTCGGTGGCATCGATGGCTTGCTGCACATTACCGATCTGGCCTGGCGCCGCGTCCGTCATCCGAGCGAAGTGCTCAGTGTCGGCGACGAAGTCAACGCCAAGATCCTCAAGTTCGACGCCGAGAAGAACCGCGTCTCGCTGGGCATGAAGCAGCTGGGCGACGATCCGTGGGTCGGCATCGCCCGCCGTTACCCGGCCGGCACCCGCCTGTTCGGCAAGGTTACCAACCTGACCGACTACGGCTCCTTCGTCGAGATCGAGCAGGGTATCGAGGGTCTGGTGCACGTCTCCGAAATGGACTGGACCAACAAGAATGTCCATCCGTCCAAGGTGGTCTCGCTGGGTGACGAAGTCGAAGTCATGATTCTCGAAATCGACGAGGATCGTCGTCGTATCTCGCTGGGCATGAAACAGTGCAAGCCGAATCCGTGGGACGATTTCGCGATGAACCACAAGAAGGGCGACAAGGTCCGTGGCGCGATCAAGTCGATCACCGACTTCGGTATCTTCATCGGTCTGCCCGGCGGCATCGACGGACTGGTTCACCTGTCCGACCTGTCGTGGTCTGCTTCCGGCGATGAAGCCATGCGCAACTTCAAGAAGGGCGATGAAGTCGAGGCGCTGGTGCTTGCCATCGACGTCGAGAAGGAACGCATCTCGCTCGGCGTCAAGCAGATGGATGGCGACCCGTACACCAATTTCATTGCGACCCACGAGAAGAACAGCATCGTCAGCGGTACCGTGAAGACGGTCGATGCCCGTGGTGCCGTCATTGCCCTGGGCGGCGACAACGAAGCTTACCTGCGCGCTTCCGAGTTCTCGCGTGATCGCATCGACGACCTTTCGCAACACCTCAAGGTCGGCGACGTGGTTGAGGCGATGATCATCAACGTCGACCGCAAGACACGGGGCATCAACCTGTCGATCAAGGCCAAGGACAACGCCGACCAGCACGATGCCATGCAGAAGCTGTCGGCGGAGTCCTCAGCCGCTGCTTCCGGGACGACCAACCTCGGCGCGCTGCTCAAGGCCAAGCTCAACCAGCAAGGCTGA
- a CDS encoding LapA family protein gives MSPAAPAAISRVDSDVMTALTWVVRLIIFSILLVFAIRNTEPTILRFVLDYAWEAPLVIILLAFFAAGAILGMLSVVGVIYRQRREISRLKREAAKLQLPATPEPPPMA, from the coding sequence ATGTCGCCGGCCGCGCCGGCGGCAATATCTCGCGTGGATTCTGACGTCATGACAGCATTGACCTGGGTCGTCCGGCTCATCATCTTCTCGATCCTGCTGGTGTTCGCGATCCGCAACACCGAACCGACGATCCTGCGCTTCGTTCTCGATTACGCCTGGGAGGCACCGCTGGTCATTATCCTGCTGGCGTTCTTCGCCGCCGGAGCCATCCTCGGCATGTTGTCGGTGGTCGGCGTGATCTACCGCCAGCGCCGCGAAATCTCGCGCCTTAAGCGCGAGGCTGCCAAGCTGCAGCTGCCGGCAACGCCCGAACCGCCACCGATGGCATGA
- the cysM gene encoding cysteine synthase CysM, with translation MYKTLGDFVGNTPLVRLVRIPGAENERRGNVILAKLEGNNPAGSVKDRPALSMIVNAEARGDIRPGDTLIEATSGNTGIALAMVAAIKGYRMILVMPENQSIERRQTMRAFGAELVLTPKDGGMELARDVADKLRDEGQGIILDQFANPDNPLAHFEGTGPEIWRDTGGRITHFVSSMGTTGTIMGTSAFLKAQNPAIEIVGCQPEEGSQIPGIRKWPEAYLPKIYDNTNVDRIEYVGQADAEAMTRRLATEEGIFAGISSGGGVSVALRLSRQLENAVILSIICDRGDRYLSTGAFPA, from the coding sequence ATGTATAAGACACTCGGGGATTTTGTCGGGAACACACCGCTGGTTAGACTGGTGCGCATCCCCGGCGCCGAAAACGAGCGACGCGGCAACGTCATCCTCGCCAAGCTGGAAGGCAACAACCCGGCCGGCTCGGTCAAGGACCGGCCGGCGCTATCGATGATTGTCAATGCCGAGGCGCGCGGTGACATCCGGCCCGGCGACACGCTGATCGAGGCGACTTCCGGCAACACCGGCATCGCGCTGGCGATGGTGGCGGCGATCAAGGGCTACCGGATGATTCTCGTCATGCCGGAAAACCAGAGCATCGAGCGCCGCCAGACGATGCGCGCCTTCGGCGCCGAACTGGTGCTGACACCGAAGGATGGCGGCATGGAACTGGCGCGCGACGTCGCCGACAAGTTGCGCGACGAAGGCCAGGGGATCATCCTCGACCAGTTCGCCAACCCGGACAATCCGCTTGCGCATTTCGAAGGCACCGGCCCGGAGATCTGGCGCGATACCGGCGGCAGGATCACCCATTTCGTCTCGAGCATGGGCACCACCGGAACCATTATGGGTACGTCGGCCTTTCTCAAGGCGCAGAACCCGGCAATCGAGATCGTCGGCTGCCAGCCGGAAGAGGGCAGCCAGATTCCCGGTATCCGCAAATGGCCGGAAGCCTACCTGCCGAAAATTTATGACAATACCAACGTCGACCGTATCGAATACGTCGGTCAGGCCGACGCCGAGGCAATGACCCGGCGTCTGGCGACAGAGGAAGGAATCTTCGCCGGCATTTCCTCGGGTGGAGGCGTCTCGGTGGCGCTGCGCCTGTCGCGGCAACTGGAAAATGCCGTGATCCTTAGCATCATCTGCGACCGCGGCGACCGTTACCTGTCCACTGGCGCCTTTCCGGCATGA
- a CDS encoding NAD+ synthase codes for MLRIAVAQFNATVGDLTGNARRIIECAVAARARGAQVLVTPELALCGYPPEDLLLRPDFYRACGRALDDLASRVEGIALIVGHPEEHEGRRYNAATVIENGRKMAVYRKIRLPNYDVFDEKRYFDAGDAACVVTLGGVRCGINICADIWEAGPAELASAGGAELLVVLNASPCHLEKHQQRLEMLRERVATTGVPAIYVNLVGGQDELVFDGASFAVDAEGHCRMRLPQFEEALGIVDYDSGRLRSADMAEELSVEAEAYRALVLGVRDYIGKNGFKGTLIGFSGGIDSALTLCVAVDALGADKVWAVMMPSPYTARMSLDDSRAMVDALGVRYDEVPIAQAMATYRDLLDPLFAGMAADTTEENIQARIRGNILMALSNKTGALVLTTGNKSEMAVGYCTLYGDMAGGFAVIKDVYKTLVYRLARYRNTISPVIPENIIVRAPSAELKPDQTDQDSLPPYDILDAIVRAYMEEDRSPREIIAAGLPQEAVRRVVRLLRIAEYKRRQAPVGIRITPRGFGKDWRYPITNRYHDEF; via the coding sequence ATGCTGCGCATCGCCGTTGCCCAGTTCAACGCCACCGTCGGTGACCTGACCGGCAACGCCAGGCGCATCATCGAATGTGCCGTGGCGGCCAGGGCACGGGGGGCGCAGGTTCTGGTGACGCCGGAACTGGCCTTGTGCGGCTATCCGCCGGAAGACCTGTTGCTGCGCCCCGATTTCTACCGGGCCTGCGGGCGTGCACTGGATGATCTCGCCAGCCGCGTCGAGGGCATTGCCCTGATTGTCGGTCACCCGGAAGAGCATGAGGGGCGACGCTACAACGCCGCCACAGTCATCGAAAACGGACGGAAAATGGCGGTTTACCGCAAGATCCGTCTGCCCAACTACGACGTCTTTGACGAGAAGCGCTATTTCGATGCTGGCGACGCAGCCTGCGTCGTGACCTTGGGCGGCGTCCGTTGCGGTATCAACATCTGCGCCGACATCTGGGAGGCTGGCCCGGCGGAACTGGCGTCTGCCGGCGGGGCAGAACTGCTCGTCGTGCTCAATGCCTCGCCCTGCCATCTGGAAAAGCATCAGCAGCGCCTCGAGATGCTGCGCGAGCGTGTTGCCACCACCGGCGTTCCCGCCATCTACGTCAACCTGGTTGGCGGTCAGGACGAACTGGTTTTCGACGGCGCTTCGTTCGCCGTCGATGCCGAAGGCCACTGCCGGATGCGCCTGCCACAGTTCGAGGAAGCTCTGGGTATCGTTGATTACGACAGTGGGCGCCTGCGCTCCGCCGACATGGCGGAAGAACTCTCAGTCGAGGCCGAGGCCTACCGTGCCCTGGTGCTGGGTGTCCGCGACTATATCGGCAAGAACGGCTTCAAGGGGACGCTCATCGGATTCTCGGGCGGCATCGATTCGGCACTGACCCTGTGTGTCGCGGTCGACGCGCTGGGAGCGGACAAAGTGTGGGCGGTCATGATGCCGTCCCCATATACCGCACGGATGAGCCTCGATGATTCGCGGGCGATGGTTGATGCGCTCGGCGTGCGCTACGACGAGGTACCCATCGCACAGGCGATGGCCACCTACCGGGACCTGCTCGACCCGCTGTTCGCCGGCATGGCCGCTGATACAACCGAAGAAAACATCCAGGCGCGGATCCGCGGAAATATCCTGATGGCGCTCTCAAACAAGACCGGCGCGCTGGTATTGACCACAGGCAACAAGTCGGAAATGGCGGTCGGCTACTGCACCCTCTACGGCGACATGGCGGGCGGCTTCGCGGTGATCAAGGACGTCTATAAGACGCTGGTCTACCGCCTTGCGCGCTACCGCAACACGATTTCACCGGTCATTCCGGAAAACATCATCGTCCGGGCGCCCTCGGCGGAACTTAAGCCGGACCAGACCGATCAGGATTCGCTGCCGCCCTACGATATCCTGGATGCCATCGTCCGCGCCTACATGGAAGAAGACCGGAGTCCGCGCGAGATCATCGCCGCCGGCTTGCCGCAAGAAGCGGTGCGCCGGGTCGTCCGCCTGTTGCGCATCGCCGAATACAAGCGGCGCCAGGCGCCGGTCGGAATTCGCATCACGCCGCGTGGTTTTGGCAAGGATTGGCGGTATCCTATTACCAACCGTTACCATGACGAATTTTGA
- a CDS encoding 3'-5' exonuclease: MKPILVFDIETIPDVAGLRKVNDLPGELSDDEVAELAFQQRRAKTGSDFLQLHLQRVVTISCVLRTGEGIKVWSLSEPDLGEGAIIQRFFDGIEKFTPQIVSWNGSGFDLPVLHYRGMLHGVAAPRYWDLGDGDYADSRDFKWNNYISRYHTRHLDLMDLLALYNARANAPLDELAKLFGFPGKLGMDGGKVWEAWQAGQAAEIRDYCETDVINTYLVYNRFRRLRGELTAEEEVAESEFVKAQLARIGTPHWQEFLAAWC, translated from the coding sequence ATGAAGCCGATACTCGTCTTCGACATCGAGACCATTCCGGACGTCGCCGGCCTGCGCAAGGTCAACGATCTGCCGGGCGAACTTTCCGACGACGAGGTCGCCGAACTGGCCTTTCAGCAGCGCCGGGCAAAGACCGGAAGCGATTTCCTGCAGTTGCATCTGCAGCGGGTCGTTACCATTTCCTGCGTCCTGCGCACCGGCGAGGGGATCAAGGTCTGGTCGCTGTCCGAACCGGATCTGGGCGAAGGCGCCATCATCCAGCGCTTCTTCGACGGCATCGAGAAATTCACGCCGCAGATCGTCTCCTGGAACGGTAGTGGCTTCGACCTGCCCGTGCTGCACTATCGCGGCATGCTGCACGGCGTCGCAGCGCCACGCTACTGGGATCTCGGCGATGGCGATTACGCCGATTCACGCGATTTCAAGTGGAATAACTACATCAGCCGCTACCACACGCGGCACCTCGACCTGATGGACTTGCTGGCGCTCTACAACGCCCGTGCCAACGCGCCACTCGATGAACTGGCCAAGCTGTTCGGCTTTCCGGGCAAGCTCGGCATGGATGGTGGCAAGGTCTGGGAAGCCTGGCAAGCAGGGCAGGCCGCCGAGATCCGCGACTACTGCGAGACCGATGTCATCAATACCTATCTTGTCTATAACCGCTTCCGTCGCCTGCGCGGCGAACTAACCGCCGAGGAAGAGGTTGCCGAGAGCGAGTTCGTCAAGGCGCAACTCGCCCGGATCGGCACGCCGCACTGGCAGGAGTTTCTTGCGGCGTGGTGCTGA
- a CDS encoding integration host factor subunit beta has product MTKSELIARLAERFPQLVAKDADFAVKMILDAMSDALVRAGRIEIRGFGSFALNYRPPRTGRNPKSGEKVSVPAKWVPHFKAGKELRERVDQSI; this is encoded by the coding sequence ATGACCAAATCCGAGCTCATCGCCCGGCTGGCGGAACGCTTTCCCCAGCTCGTGGCGAAGGATGCAGACTTCGCGGTCAAGATGATTCTCGATGCGATGTCCGACGCCCTGGTGCGCGCGGGCCGTATCGAGATTCGCGGATTCGGCAGCTTCGCGCTCAACTACCGGCCACCGCGCACCGGCCGCAACCCGAAATCCGGGGAGAAGGTCAGCGTTCCCGCCAAGTGGGTTCCTCACTTCAAGGCGGGCAAGGAACTGCGCGAACGGGTCGATCAGTCGATCTGA
- the ppa gene encoding inorganic diphosphatase produces the protein MALNNVPSGKSLPNDVNVIIEITADSEPVKYEVDKESGAIFVDRFMSTSMHYPCNYGYIPHTIAGDGDPVDVLVISPFPLPPGVVVRCRPVGVLAMTDEAGDDAKVLAVPVDELTAMYRNIQGHTDLPNPLLDQIAHFFAHYKDLEAGKFVNVIGWRGPEEAKKEIMDGVETYNLAKDKPNY, from the coding sequence ATGGCCCTCAACAACGTTCCTTCCGGCAAGTCCCTCCCCAACGACGTCAATGTCATCATCGAGATCACGGCGGATTCGGAGCCCGTCAAGTACGAGGTCGACAAGGAGAGCGGCGCGATCTTCGTCGATCGCTTCATGTCCACGTCGATGCACTACCCCTGCAACTACGGCTACATTCCGCACACCATCGCCGGCGACGGCGATCCGGTTGATGTACTGGTCATCAGTCCTTTCCCGCTGCCGCCGGGCGTTGTCGTCCGCTGCCGTCCGGTTGGCGTGCTGGCGATGACCGACGAGGCCGGCGATGACGCGAAGGTGCTCGCCGTGCCGGTCGATGAGTTGACGGCGATGTACCGCAATATCCAGGGCCACACCGACCTGCCCAACCCGCTGCTTGACCAGATTGCTCACTTCTTCGCGCACTACAAGGATCTCGAGGCCGGCAAGTTCGTCAACGTCATCGGTTGGCGCGGTCCAGAGGAAGCCAAGAAGGAAATCATGGACGGCGTCGAAACCTACAACTTGGCGAAAGACAAGCCCAACTATTGA
- the rfaE1 gene encoding D-glycero-beta-D-manno-heptose-7-phosphate kinase, giving the protein MLDKVRNVRLLVVGDVMLDRYWFGEVSRISPEAPVPVVRVQRMEERLGGAANVARNAASLGAFTELLSVVGDDEAGRSLARLLEEEQIDAGLHVDRDIDTTVKLRVIGRQQQLLRIDFETTPSHEILRAKLSAFEQRVRQADVVILSDYGKGGLAHIAAMIRLARAADKPVLIDPKGDDYSRYVGATLVTPNSAELREVVGRWSSEAELAAKAQKLRGELGLEALLVTRSEEGMTLFADREVHHQPALAREVFDVSGAGDTVIATLAVMLGAGADWAEAIRVANVAAGIVVGKLGTAVVTRAELAAAL; this is encoded by the coding sequence ATGCTCGACAAGGTGAGAAATGTTCGCCTGCTGGTCGTCGGCGATGTCATGCTCGACCGCTACTGGTTCGGTGAGGTCAGCCGGATTTCGCCAGAAGCGCCGGTGCCGGTGGTCAGGGTCCAGCGCATGGAAGAACGCCTGGGCGGCGCCGCCAACGTCGCGCGCAACGCTGCGTCGCTTGGCGCCTTCACCGAACTGCTCTCGGTCGTTGGCGACGACGAAGCGGGCCGTTCGCTCGCTCGACTTCTCGAAGAGGAGCAAATCGACGCCGGATTGCATGTCGACCGCGACATCGACACCACGGTCAAGCTTCGTGTCATTGGCCGTCAGCAGCAATTGCTGCGCATCGACTTCGAGACGACGCCATCACACGAAATCCTGCGGGCCAAGCTGTCCGCTTTCGAGCAACGTGTGAGGCAGGCCGATGTCGTCATTCTGTCCGACTACGGCAAGGGTGGCCTCGCTCATATCGCCGCGATGATCCGGCTCGCCCGCGCGGCTGACAAGCCGGTGCTGATCGACCCCAAGGGTGACGACTACAGCCGGTACGTCGGTGCAACGCTGGTTACCCCCAACAGCGCCGAGTTACGCGAAGTCGTCGGGCGCTGGTCGTCCGAAGCCGAACTCGCCGCCAAGGCGCAGAAGCTGCGCGGAGAACTCGGGCTCGAAGCGCTGCTGGTGACGCGCAGCGAAGAGGGCATGACGCTCTTCGCTGATCGGGAAGTTCATCATCAACCCGCTTTGGCCCGCGAAGTGTTCGATGTTTCCGGCGCCGGCGACACGGTGATCGCCACGCTGGCCGTCATGCTCGGAGCGGGCGCCGACTGGGCCGAGGCGATTCGCGTGGCCAATGTCGCCGCCGGCATCGTCGTCGGAAAACTCGGCACAGCCGTCGTCACCCGCGCTGAACTCGCGGCCGCACTGTAA